A genome region from Triticum aestivum cultivar Chinese Spring chromosome 2B, IWGSC CS RefSeq v2.1, whole genome shotgun sequence includes the following:
- the LOC123047029 gene encoding uncharacterized protein, with amino-acid sequence MNKIKGKRLSKFELSVEDAGQRLKIAKEDQTSLATLPKFELDIDCDILDYINLLKDRMFHHRTRGSYYFGGGVVATPPMGGDETFNMIEFMETTQRGSKRSVMQCIFSDNDLYYQLFRATILQATFTDLVVLKGSPRRSYLESLMMS; translated from the exons ATGAACAAAATAAAGGGGAAGAGGCTATCCAAGTTCGAGCTCTCTGTAGAAGATGCGGGGCAGCGATTGAAGATTGCCAAAGAGGACCAAACATCTCTCGCT ACCTTACCCAAATTTGAGCTTGACATCGATTGTGATATTTTGGATTACATTAATCTTCTGAAGGATAGAATGTTTCACCACCGAACACGTGGGTCGTATTACTTCGGTGGTGGAGTCGTGGCCACCCCACCAATGGGCGGTGAT GAGACATTCAACATGATTGAATTCATGGAGACAACCCAGCGAGGCTCTAAGCGTTCTGTTATGCAGTGCATTTTTAGCGATAATGATCTTTACTATCAATTGTTTAGAGCAACTATACTCCAGGCAACTTTTACAGACTTGGTGGTACTAAAAGGGAGTCCCCGGAGAAGTTATTTGGAAAGCTTAATGATGTCATAG